A window of the Electrophorus electricus isolate fEleEle1 chromosome 11, fEleEle1.pri, whole genome shotgun sequence genome harbors these coding sequences:
- the c11h2orf50 gene encoding LOW QUALITY PROTEIN: uncharacterized protein C2orf50 homolog (The sequence of the model RefSeq protein was modified relative to this genomic sequence to represent the inferred CDS: inserted 1 base in 1 codon): MEKKGNVRRATSAGYRLPDRPNISLISQSSVSMLRHSQGRTRNTDESPARGSDTRDPVKRDQVWKEFVRMERAGVKEWEKNWSFLXNFDQLGRPRTETPLPGYVPLYSDVLPNTTNQMVGSRVCTELGKDLVRMDRLLLLTASHRKTKQSAEMQPC; this comes from the exons atggaaaaaaaaggaaacgtCAGACGCGCCACCTCGGCTGGTTACCGTTTACCGGATCGACCCAATATCAGCCTGATCTCCCAGTCCTCGGTGTCTATGTTGAGGCATTCGCAGGGCAGGACACGAAACACCGACGAATCACCAGCGCGAGGTTCCGACACCCGAGATCCAGTAAAACGGGACCAAGTCTGGAAGGAGTTCGTGCGCATGGAGCGAGCCGGCGTGAAAGAATG GGAGAAGAACTGGAGTTTTC AAAACTTTGACCAGCTG GGTCGCCCTAGGACTGAGACGCCTCTCCCCGGCTATGTGCCTCTGTACTCTGATGTGctccccaacaccaccaaccagaTGGTTGGCAGCCGCGTGTGTACTGAACTGGGGAAGGACCTGGTACGAATGGACAGGCTGCTATTGCTAACGGCGTCTCACCGGAAGACCAAGCAGAGCGCCGAGATGCAGCCCTGCTGA